A window of the Candidatus Zixiibacteriota bacterium genome harbors these coding sequences:
- a CDS encoding elongation factor Tu: protein NVNMSGELIAPIAMEKELRFAIREGGRTVGAGVVTEIIE, encoded by the coding sequence AACGTCAACATGTCAGGGGAGTTAATTGCGCCCATAGCCATGGAGAAGGAGTTAAGGTTTGCCATAAGGGAGGGGGGGAGGACAGTAGGTGCGGGAGTAGTTACGGAGATAATCGAATAG
- the rplC gene encoding 50S ribosomal protein L3, giving the protein MEGIIGRKAGMTQIFGKEGEFIPVTVIEAGPCPIAQVKTAQKEGYNALQLAFGQKRKTLFNKPSIGHFEKAKIEPKRFLREFRTDKPDKQLEPGKEIKVDLFTVGEKVDITGVSKGLGFQGVVRRHKFRGGPKTHGQSDRLRAPGSVGSSSFPSRTFKGQRMAGRMGNERVTVCNLEVVGVDVEKNMLLVRGAVPGKKNAILLVKKSKRR; this is encoded by the coding sequence ATGGAAGGTATAATTGGTAGAAAAGCGGGGATGACCCAGATTTTCGGGAAAGAAGGGGAGTTCATCCCGGTGACTGTGATAGAGGCAGGCCCCTGTCCGATAGCTCAGGTAAAAACTGCGCAAAAGGAAGGGTATAATGCCCTGCAGTTAGCTTTTGGTCAGAAAAGAAAAACACTTTTTAATAAACCCTCGATCGGTCATTTTGAGAAAGCTAAGATTGAGCCTAAGAGGTTCTTAAGAGAATTCCGGACAGATAAACCGGATAAACAACTTGAGCCAGGCAAGGAGATAAAAGTCGATCTTTTTACAGTTGGAGAAAAGGTGGATATTACCGGAGTCTCCAAAGGGCTTGGTTTCCAGGGCGTAGTCAGGAGACATAAATTCAGAGGTGGCCCAAAAACCCATGGGCAGTCAGATAGACTAAGAGCACCTGGATCTGTAGGTTCAAGCTCTTTTCCCTCGCGCACCTTTAAGGGACAGAGGATGGCCGGAAGGATGGGAAATGAAAGGGTCACAGTCTGCAACTTAGAGGTGGTTGGAGTAGATGTGGAAAAGAATATGTTGTTAGTCAGAGGAGCAGTTCCAGGAAAGAAGAATGCTATCTTACTGGTGAAGAAGTCAAAGAGAA
- the rpsJ gene encoding 30S ribosomal protein S10 codes for MDGQKIRIWLKAYDHYSLDKSAQEIVRTVTRTGAKISGPVPLPTRRTVYTVLRSPHTDKKSREQFETRIHKRLIDIYDSTPQTVDALMKMELPAGVDVEIKV; via the coding sequence ATGGACGGACAAAAAATCAGGATTTGGCTCAAGGCTTACGATCATTACTCACTGGATAAGTCAGCCCAAGAAATCGTAAGAACTGTCACCCGAACCGGCGCTAAGATCTCAGGACCAGTGCCTTTACCCACAAGGAGAACGGTTTATACGGTTTTGAGATCACCGCACACTGATAAAAAATCCAGAGAGCAGTTTGAGACCAGGATCCATAAAAGATTGATTGACATATACGATTCCACCCCTCAAACCGTGGATGCTCTGATGAAGATGGAGTTGCCAGCCGGCGTGGACGTGGAGATCAAAGTTTAA